A window from Gossypium raimondii isolate GPD5lz chromosome 7, ASM2569854v1, whole genome shotgun sequence encodes these proteins:
- the LOC105800471 gene encoding 60S ribosomal protein L13-1, producing MVKHNNVIPNGHFKKHWQNYVKTWFNQPARKARRRIARQKKAVRIFPRPTAGPIRPVVHGQTLKYNMKLRAGNGFTLEELKAAGISKKLAPTIAIAVDHRRKNRSLEGLQANVQRLKTYKAKLVVFPRCARKFKAGDSTAKELATATQVQGSYMPISREKPSVDLVKVTEEMKSFKAYNKLRVERMNERHIGARLKKAAEAEKEDKK from the exons ATGGTTAAGCATAACAATGTTATTCCAAATGGGCACTTTAAGAAGCACTGGCAGAACTACGTGAAAACTTGGTTCAACCAGCCAGCAAGGAAGGCTAGAAGAAGAATTG CAAGGCAAAAGAAAGCAGTAAGGATCTTTCCAAGACCTACTGCTGGGCCTATTCGCCCTGTTGTTCATGGCCAGACCTTGAAGTACAACATGAAGTTGAGAGCTGGCAACGGTTTCACTCTTGAAGAGCTTAAG GCAGCTGGTATTTCAAAGAAGCTTGCACCCACCATAGCTATTGCTGTTGATCACCGCCGTAAAAATCGATCTCTTGAAGGTCTTCAAGCCAATGTTCAGAGACTTAAGACCTACAAGGCCAAACTTGTTGTCTTCCCAAGATGTGCTCGCAAATTTAag GCTGGTGATTCTACTGCCAAAGAGCTTGCAACTGCAACCCAAGTACAAGGGTCATATATGCCTATTTCTCGTGAGAAGCCTTCAGTTGATCTTGTGAAGGTCACAGAGGAGATGAAGTCATTCAAGGCTTATAACAAGCTCCGTGTGGAACGAATGAATGAGCGCCATATTGGTGCCAGATTGAAGAAGGCTGCTGAGGCTGAAAAAGAAGATAAGAAGTAA
- the LOC105800484 gene encoding 40S ribosomal protein S27-2, whose amino-acid sequence MVLQNDIDLLNPPAELEKKKHKLKRLVQSPNSFFMDVKCQGCFNITTVFSHSQTVVVCGNCQTVLCQPTGGRARLTEGCSFRKKGD is encoded by the exons ATG GTTCTTCAAAACGACATCGACTTGCTGAATCCTCCGGCCGAGCTTGAGAAGAAGAAGCACAAGCTCAAGCGTCTAGTTCAGTCTCCCAATTCCTTCTTCATG GATGTTAAATGTCAGGGCTGCTTCAACAT AACGACCGTATTTAGCCACTCTCAAACTGTGGTAGTTTGCGGTAATTGCCAGACAGTTCTATGCCAGCCTACTGGTGGTAGAGCCAGACTCACCGAAGGCTGCTCGTTCAGGAAAAAGGGTGACTAA